GCGCTCTTTGCGGCGCTGGGGTTGCCGTCGCGGCCGCCGGCGCTCGACGCGGAGGAGGAGGCGGCCGCCGAGCGGGCGCTCGCCCGCGACAAGAAGCGGTTCGGCGGCGAGAACGTCTGGGTGCTGCCGGTCGCGCCGGGGCGCGTCGCCTTCCGCGTCGCGGCGCGCGAGGAGTTCGAGGCGGCGTGGAAGGAGTTCCGATGCGCGCGCTCCTGATGCTCTCGGGGCCGAACCTCAATCTGCTCGGCCGGCGCGACCCGGCGCAGTACGGGACGACGACGCTTGGGGAGCTCGAGCTGCAGGTGCGCGGGTGGGCCGAGGAGCGCGGGTTCGCGCTGCGGGCGTTCCAGTCGAACCACGAGGGGGCGCTGATCGACGCTTTGCAGGAGGCGCGGGACTGGGCGGAGGGGGCGCTGGTCAATCCGGGGGCGCTGACGCACTACTCCTACGCGCTGCACGACGCGATCGTCGATTTCGGGAAGCCGGTGGTCGAGGTTCATTTGTCGAAGATCAGCGAGCGCGAGGAGTGGCGGCGCGTCAGCGTCGTCCGTCCCGCCTGCCGCTCCCACGTCGAAGGCC
The sequence above is a segment of the bacterium genome. Coding sequences within it:
- a CDS encoding 3-dehydroquinate dehydratase — encoded protein: MRALLMLSGPNLNLLGRRDPAQYGTTTLGELELQVRGWAEERGFALRAFQSNHEGALIDALQEARDWAEGALVNPGALTHYSYALHDAIVDFGKPVVEVHLSKISEREEWRRVSVVRPACRSHVEGQGAAGYRVALDLLVALL